A single Osmerus mordax isolate fOsmMor3 chromosome 7, fOsmMor3.pri, whole genome shotgun sequence DNA region contains:
- the eif2s2 gene encoding eukaryotic translation initiation factor 2 subunit 2, giving the protein MSGDEMIFDPNMSKKKKKKKKPFMLEEEGGDGQGEEPQQVEAKEVEPDGGDDRELDLDEDDSRKKEQSDDLDDLNFFNQKKKKKKPKKVFENDIEEGVKELKIEGEQTEVMEEDDLDLMLPAKKKKPKKVDFQEEGEDLEKDDALEDEEGKNNDGISFSSQTGPAWAGTERDYTYDELLNRVFNIMREKNPDMVAGEKRKFVMKPPQVVRVGTKKTSFVNFTDICKLLHRQPKHLLAFLLAELGTSGSIDGNNQLVIKGRFQQKQIENVLRRYIKEYVTCHTCRSPDTILQKDTRLYFLQCETCHSRCSVASIKTGFQAVTGKRAQLRAKAN; this is encoded by the exons ATGTCAGGAGACGAG ATGATTTTCGACCCCAACATGagtaagaaaaagaagaagaagaagaagcctttcatgctggaggaggaaggaggagacgggcagggggaggagccccaGCAGGTGGAGGCCAAGGAGGTGGAACCTGACGGTGGGGATGACAGGGAGCTGGACCTGGACGAGGATGACAGCAGGAAGAAAG AGCAATCAGATGACCTAGATGATCTGAACTTCTTCaatcagaagaagaagaaaaagaagccgAAGAAGGTGTTTGAAAATGACATCGAGGAAGGGGTCAAG GAGTTGAAGATTGAGGGTGAGCAGACAGAGGTTATGGAGGAGGACGACTTGGACCTAATGCTGCCGGCCAAGAAGAAGAAGCCTAAGAAGGTCGActtccaggaggagggagaggacctgGAAAAAGACGACG CTCtggaagatgaggaggggaagaaCAACGATGGAATCTCCTTCAGCTCACAGACCGGGCCGGCATGggcggggacagagagagactacacGTATGACGAG CTGTTGAACCGGGTCTTCAACATCATGCGTGAGAAGAACCCAGACATGGTTGCTGGGGAGAAGAGGAAATTTGTGATGAAGCCACCCCAGGTGGTTAGAGTGGGCACCAAGAAGACCTCCTTTGTCAACTTCACTGACATCTGCAAACT GTTGCATCGTCAGCCCAAACATCTCCTCGCCTTTCTATTGGCTGAGCTGGGAACAAG TGGCTCCATAGATGGAAATAACCAGCTTGTGATCAAAGGAAGATTTCAACAGAAACAGATTGAAAATGTCTTGAGAAGATATATCA AGGAGTATGTGACGTGCCACACCTGCCGGTCCCCAGACACCATCCTCCAGAAGGACACGCGTCTCTACTTCCTGCAGTGTGAGACCTGCCACTCCCGCTGCTCTGTGGCCAGCATCAAGACCGGCTTCCAGGCTGTCACCGGCAAGAGGGCCCAGCTCCGCGCCAAGGCCAACTAG
- the LOC136945698 gene encoding serine/arginine-rich splicing factor 6-like, which yields MPRVYVGRLSYHVREKDIQRFFSGYGKLMEIDLKNGYGFVEFEDNRDADDAVYELNGKELCGERVIIEHARGPRRDRDGYAGGHGGSRRSSSGGYSTRSRTGRDKYGPPVRTEYRLIVENLSSRCSWQDLKDFMRQAGEVTYADAHKERTNEGVIEFRSHSDMKRALDKLDGTDINGRKIRLVEDRPRRSRRSYSGSRSRSRSCRRSRSRSSQSHSRSRSRSRSHSHKRRRSRSKSDRKARSKSASNKSRSRTRKSRSKSRSKSRSKSRSKSRSKSRSKSRSKSRSKSRSKSRSKSRSKVKSERDSCSQSKESKSVSKKPRSRSASPVENGTDEPHAKSGSRSPSLPADKRRSKSEEKRSASRSKSRSPSRSRSRSTSQD from the exons ATGCCTCGCGTGTATGTTGGGCGTCTGAGTTATCATGTTCGTGAAAAAGACATCCAGAGATTTTTTAGTGGATATGGAAAGCTCATGGAAATCGATTTGAAAAATGG ATACGGATTCGTCGAGTTCGAAGACAACCGGGACGCTGACGACGCAGTGTATGAGCTAAATGGGAAGGAGTTGTGTGGGGAGCGCGTCATTATCGAACATGCCAGAGGACCGCGACGTGACCGGGATGGATACGCAGGGGGTCACGGGGGAAGTCGGCGCA GCAGTAGTGGTGGTTACAGCACCAGGAGCCGTACTGGCAGGGACAAGTATGGGCCGCCAGTCCGCACAGAGTACCGGTTAATCGTGGAAAACCTGTCGAGTCGCTGCAGCTGGCAGGACCTCAAG GACTTCATGCGACAGGCCGGCGAGGTCACGTACGCCGACGCGCACAAGGAACGCACCAATGAGGGCGTGATCGAGTTTCGCTCCCACTCGGACATGAAGCGGGCCCTGGACAAGCTGGACGGGACTGACATTAACGGCAGGAAGATCCGCCTGGTGGAGGACCGGCCCCGCCGCAGCCGCCGCTCCTACTCCGGCAGCCGCtccag gtctcgCAGCTGCCGTCGTTCTCGCAGTAGGAGCTCCCAGAGCCACTCCAGATCTCGCTCCAG GTCTCGTTCCCACAGCCACAAGAGACGGCGTTCCCGCTCCAAGTCTGACAGGAAGGCTCGTTCCAAGTCGGCCTCCAATAAATCACGCTCTCGCACACGCAAGTCCCGCTCCAAGTCCCGCTCCAAGTCCCGCTCCAAGTCCCGCTCCAAGTCCCGCTCCAAGTCCCGCTCCAAGTCCCGCTCCAAGTCCCGCTCCAAGTCCCGCTCCAAGTCCCGCTCCAAGTCCCGCTCCAAGGTGAAGTCTGAGCGGGATTCCTGCAGCCAGTCCAAGGAGTCCAAGTCTGTCAGTAAGAAGCCCCGGAGTCGCTCCGCCTCTCCCGTGGAGAATGGGACTGACGAGCCCCATGCCAAGTCTGGCTcccgctccccctccctgcccgcaGACAAGCGCCGCTCGAAATCGGAAGAGAAGCGCTCAGCCTCTCGCTCCAAGTCCCGCTCTCCGTCTCGCTCCAGGTCTAGATCCACCTCCCAGGATTAG
- the LOC136945872 gene encoding charged multivesicular body protein 4b-like, which produces MSLFGKLFGSDGKGGKGPSPQEAIQKLRETEEMLTKKQEFLEKKIDQELITAKKNGTKNKRAALQALKRKKRYEKQLAQIDGTLSTIEFQREALENANTNTEVLKNMGFAAKAMKSAHENMDIDKVDDLMQDITEQQELAQEISDAISKPVGFGEEFDEDELLAELDELEQEELDKNLLEIGGTDNVPLPNVPSTSLPSRPAKKVEEDEDDMEDLQRWAMEAM; this is translated from the exons ATGTCTTTGTTTGGGAAGCTGTTCGGCAGTGATGGTAAAGGTGGCAAGGGCCCGAGTCCTCAAGAAGCGATCCAGAAGCtccgagagacagaggagatgcTAACGAAGAAACAAGAATTTTTAGAGAAGAAAATCGACCAGGAGCTTATAACCGCCAAAAAAAACGGCACTAAAAACAAAAGAG CTGCTCTGCAGGCCTTGAAAAGGAAGAAGCGTTATGAGAAGCAGCTGGCTCAGATTGACGGCACTCTGTCCACCATTGAGTTCCAGAGGGAGGCACTAGAGAATGCCAACACCAACACAGAGGTGCTGAAGAACATGGGCTTTGCTGCCAAGGCCATGAAGTCTGCTCACGAGAATAT GGACATAGACAAGGTGGATGACCTGATGCAGGACATCACAGAGCAGCAGGAGCTGGCCCAAGAGATATCAGACGCCATCTCTAAACCTGTGGGCTTCGGGGAGGAGTTTGATGAG GATGAGCTTCTGGCAGAGCTCGATGAGCTTGAGCAGGAGGAACTGGACAAGAACCTGCTGGAGATCGGAGGAACAGATAATGTTCCTCTACCTAACGTGCCTTCCACTTCACTGCCCTCCAGACCTG ccaaaaaggtggaggaggatgaagatgacaTGGAGGACCTGCAGCGCTGGGCCATGGAGGCCATGTAA